The genomic DNA CTCGAGCGCCTCGCGCAGGCGCTGGCCGCGCGGTGCGTCGAGGTTGCGGCCGATGGAGACGACGCGCGCCACCACGCGCAGCCAGGGTTTCTGGAAGCTCGTGAGCACGAGCTCGTCCAGGCCGTAGCGCAGCGCGACCCAGACGATGAAGATTCCGCGGTAGAAGCGCCTCATTCGGCCGTGCTCGCCGAGCCGGTCGACGGACCGCCGGACTGCCCGGGCCTGCGGCCGCCAACGAACTGGCGCAGCGCGTCCACGACCCGGCGCGCGCCGTTGGCAATGGTGTGCGCCGGCACGTCGCCCACGAGGCGGGCGAGGTCGTCCTCGACGTCCCAGCGCACGTGGTCCACCAGCCAGTTGACCTCGGCGGCAAGCTGCACGTCGCCGATGATCTGTACCGAAGGCTTGCCGCCGCGCAGCGTGGCGCGGGCCAGTTCGAAGGGGGATTCGTCCGTGACGGTGAGCGTGAGCTCGGGCACCGAGCCGGCGGGCGCGAGGTCGAGCAGGCCGGCCGGCGTGGCCACCATCTCCATCGTCACGAAGCGCCACTGGAAGCGCACCACCCGCCCCTGCTGCCTGAGCAGCCGCTGCTGGGCCTCGGGTTCCTGCTGCAGCACATGGTT from Variovorax sp. V93 includes the following:
- a CDS encoding SCP2 domain-containing protein — encoded protein: MATPSSPFSFLDELFNRIGERLQPPAWAVHEIQHRAVLFLNHVLQQEPEAQQRLLRQQGRVVRFQWRFVTMEMVATPAGLLDLAPAGSVPELTLTVTDESPFELARATLRGGKPSVQIIGDVQLAAEVNWLVDHVRWDVEDDLARLVGDVPAHTIANGARRVVDALRQFVGGRRPGQSGGPSTGSASTAE